The proteins below are encoded in one region of Engystomops pustulosus chromosome 8, aEngPut4.maternal, whole genome shotgun sequence:
- the MAP2 gene encoding microtubule-associated protein 2 isoform X1 — MTDNRQDEPKSSHWAPGQLSEASPLPHTTDIKEQGGAGEGMVHSSNGIPFRDTEGRAYGDRAHPESHPTSKENGINGEMPSGDSETAEEVSARIVQVVTADAVAVLRGEQEKEVQHKGPPGELPLAVEDTTNLPPSPPPSPASEQMGTVEEEERVKGPLPENEEERTLGGESKTSESSILGLSQVQSDSGSDVTQLQEENVVCKISDDKNIPKLESESLAVVLPSLPGEDLLSASKTGAQGHLDSLPYSVEAVDTVEDIPGTKAKTEEKAKQDVMESHEKGDEKLPSALQMSSSDVMFTAPHVYSFSVEPCTPTSPEAEHDFDRAESKDNLSTDHPTNENENIFSGFSSSQPEISVQHSPLLDKETVKDELCSHVPLPVTEASKPDVADTTKGEADTFGITSVQKHEDISSSVSSCEKWIEERDDSHSKSDTLGQLDIPTKQEEIAASKSDDNAQQLKDIANKESSIEVISSSQDELISSRATGHLEMHDAEKTDVSLVSSTVLESHKENVLPEVPTDSKSQDDHRIKLEEDKSGMSTYFETSTLKEETLESNLQKSSDYYELTDIKEPPYEACSIPHIAKGDDDEEEEEEEEDLAPMPEEKNSSSAQNVGYSSLTSTKLQSTIASGDRLFTIDPNIYSDKSEFLSKNKDDLTLSRSLGLGGRSAIEQRSMSINLPMSCLDSIALGFTYARAHDLSPLATDILSNTSGSLDEGDECDLPATTPSLEKAPSFPEEQEQEEEGEETVKDTGKERFELEPLCESQYPAKEYYKNGTIMAPDLPEMLDLTGPRSRLDSDSAESDAARRKSATSEIIIDESNVSQPESITEGGNLLVKTDSQQEELGYCVFNKYTVPMPSPVQDSENVSGGMTSLYESLGVDPSIMEVKLAAAEKFGKERLEGTSDMGWESESDKKVCESKLDTLVEKGEEHIDLKENQVTTEQKTQSDSIEAASEKRKDSLSEKLGEKDNEQEVTEDKLSVNVSKEESTTKLSEIDTCSVTVSDVSEMEQTKLSTEETFSHQQVTESTKAETEMQKEPQQENLTKAQETKESDSKEADEMVSQVKDISKISDIDLKEKGAKPDLVHQEAVDKEESYESSGEPEQTPDSSQEAPKDVSTTHVKKPESEEIDMNIANEPTETIVTSTQEIEEKETKEVTEEDQVIKSQEEPTAEIVIAKDEMEQEIQVVGNQNVVVDEKEDLEVEVIEECSKDMTQEMSERSEEEIVEESPAEYLEDTTGLIESVVTVEDDFIKVVQTATEEGETVTHNVRFAASEPPETEERNMTEEEEEDEEEEEVIEEESQEGPREGSPCMPASPEKETEYKTETQDDYKDETTIDDSVLDTDSIWVDTQDDDRSLMTEAIEPIPKEEKIEQEIQKIPVERHRKDKPFKSGRGRISTPERKITKREPSATSRDEVRRKKAVLKKAEMGKKSEAQPHSPSRKVILKPAVKQSRPAHQACVRRKPAGGDSQQTPSAQRQSRDRITDGVSKSPEKRSSLPRPSSIHPTRKIIPIDKEENSLSTSTSSVRRTTRSEPIWSRTGKSGTSTPTTPGSTAITPGTPPSYASRTPGTPGTPSYSRTPRTPGTPRSAMYVASEKKVAILRTPPKSPATLKQLRLMNQPLPDLKNVRSKIGSTDNIKYQPKGGQVKILNEKIDYSDVQSRCGSKDNISHNAGGGQIQIVSKKIDLSHVTSKCGSLKNIRHRPGGGHIKIESVKLDFKEKAHAKVGSLDNAHHIPGGGNIKIDSQKLNFREQAKARVDHGAEIITQSPGRSSLASPRRLSNVSSSGSINLLESPQLATLAEDVTAALAKQGL; from the exons CTGTAGAAGATACAACCAATctccctccatctcctcctccttcaccaGCTTCCGAACAAATGggaacagtggaagaag AAGAGAGAGTTAAGGGTCCTCTGCCTGAGAATGAAGAGGAGAGAACACTGGGGGGAGAAAGCAAAACCTCTGAATCCTCCATTCTGGGGCTAAGCCAAGTGCAATCAGACTCAGGCTCTGATGTGACACAACTCCAAGAAGAAAATGTTGTATGCAAAATAAGCGATGACAAAAATATTCCAAAACTTGAGAGTGAATCCTTGGCTGTTGTGTTACCTTCCTTACCAGGGGAAG ATCTACTTTCAGCCTCGAAGACGGGGGCACAAGGACATCTGGATTCTCTACCTTACTCCGTGGAAGCTGTAGACACTGTTGAAGATATTCCAGGAACAAAAGCTAAGACTGAGGAGAAAGCAAAGCAAGATGTCATGGAAAGTCATGAGAAGGGAGATGAGAAATTACCATCAGCACTACAAATGTCTAGTAGTGATGTCATGTTCACAGCTCCACATGTTTATTCATTTTCTGTAGAGCCTTGCACTCCAACATCTCCTGAAGCTGAACATGACTTTGACAGGGCTGAAAGCAAAGACAACCTATCAACAGACCACCCAACCAATGAGAATGAAAATATCTTCTCTGGTTTTTCTTCAAGTCAGCCTGAAATCTCTGTGCAACATTCCCCCTTATTGGACAAAGAGACTGTGAAAGATGAACTTTGCTCACATGTTCCATTGCCTGTTACAGAAGCAAGTAAGCCAGATGTTGCAGACACCACCAAAGGGGAGGCAGATACCTTTGGCATTACAAGTGTTCAAAAACACGAGGACATCTCAAGTTCAGTGtcatcctgtgaaaaatggattgagGAGAGGGATGACAGTCATTCCAAGTCAGATACACTGGGTCAGTTAGACATCCCAACAAAACAAGAAGAGATTGCTGCCAGCaagtctgatgataatgcacagCAACTGAAAGACATTGCAAATAAAGAATCCAGTATAGAAGTTATAAGCAGTAGTCAAGATGAGTTGATAAGTTCAAGAGCTACAGGTCACCTTGAGATGCATGACGCTGAGAAAACGGATGTGTCTCTGGTGAGTAGTACTGTCCTTGAATCCCATAAAGAGAATGTTTTACCAGAGGTTCCGACTGACAGCAAATCTCAAGACGATCACAGAATTAAATTGGAGGAAGATAAATCTGGAATGTCCACATATTTTGAAACATCAACATTGAAAGAGGAAACTTTAGAGAGTAATCTGCAGAAGAGCAGTGACTACTATGAGCTAACCGACATCAAAGAACCTCCATATGAAGCCTGTTCAATACCACATATAGCCAaaggagatgatgatgaagaagaagaagaggaggaggaagatttGGCTCCAATGCCTGAAGAAAAAAACAGTTCCTCTGCTCAAAATGTTGGTTACAGCTCACTTACATCTACAAAACTTCAATCAACTATAGCATCAGGAGATCGCCTGTTTACTATAGATCCAAATATCTATTCAGACAAATCAGAATTTCTTAGCAAAAATAAAGATGATCTCACACTAAGCCGCAGTCTAGGACTTGGTGGTAGATCTGCCATTGAACAGAGAAGCATGTCGATAAATCTCCCTATGTCTTGCCTTGACTCCATAGCACTAGGTTTCACTTATGCCCGTGCCCATGATCTCTCCCCATTAGCCACTGATATTCTGTCTAACACTAGTGGAAGTTTGGATGAAGGCGATGAATGTGATTTACCAGCAACCACCCCTTCATTAGAAAAAGCCCCTTCTTTTCCAGAAGAACAAGAACAGGAGGAAGAGGGGGAAGAAACAGTGAAAGACACAGGGAAAGAACGATTTGAGCTAGAACCATTATGTGAATCGCAGTACCCAGCAAAAGAGTACTACAAAAATGGTACAATTATGGCACCTGACTTGCCAGAAATGTTAGATTTAACAGGTCCAAGGTCCAGGTTAGATTCAGATAGTGCAGAATCAGATGCTGCTAGAAGGAAATCTGCAACTTCTGAAATCATTATAGATGAAAGTAACGTAAGCCAGCCAGAATCTATAACAGAAGGGGGCAACCTTCTTGTAAAGACAGATAGCCAACAAGAAGAATTAGGCTACTGTGTTTTTAATAAGTACACTGTTCCTATGCCATCTCCTGTACAAGACAGTGAAAATGTAAGCGGTGGTATGACTAGTCTTTACGAAAGTCTTGGTGTAGATCCATCTATTATGGAGGTAAAACTGGCTGCTGCAGAAAAGTTTGGTAAAGAAAGACTAGAAGGAACTAGTGACATGGGTTGGGAGTCAGAGTCTGACAAAAAGGTTTGTGAAAGTAAACTTGACACCTTGGTAGAAAagggtgaagaacacattgattTGAAAGAAAATCAGGTTACCACTGAGCAAAAAACACAATCGGACAGTATTGAAGCTGCTTCAGAAAAAAGGAAAGATTCATTATCAGAAAAGTTAGGTGAAAAAGATAATGAACAAGAAGTTACTGAAGATAAATTATCTGTAAATGTCTCAAAGGAGGAATCCACAACTAAACTTTCTGAAATTGACACATGCTCTGTAACTGTGTCAGATGTATCAGAAATGGAACAAACAAAGTTGTCTACTGAGGAAACCTTTAGCCACCAGCAGGTGACTGAATCAACAAAAGCTGAAACAGAGATGCAAAAGGAGCCACAGCAAGAAAATCTTACTAAAGCTCAAGAAACTAAGGAATCAGATTCTAAGGAAGCTGACGAAATGGTTTCCCAAGTTAAAGACATCTCCAAGATTTCTGACATAGACTTGAAGGAGAAAGGTGCAAAACCTGACTTAGTTCATCAAGAAGCAGTTGATAAAGAAGAATCTTATGAATCTAGTGGAGAGCCAGAGCAAACTCCAGATTCATCACAAGAAGCCCCCAAAGATGTATCCACCACCCATGTAAAGAAACCAGAAAGTGAAGAAATCGATATGAACATCGCAAATGAGCCAACAGAAACTATTGTCACTTCAACACAAGAGATCGAGGAAAAGGAAACAAAGGAAGTAACGGAGGAAGACCAAGTGATTAAATCTCAAGAAGAACCAACAGCTGAGATAGTTATTGCAAAGGATGAAATGGAACAAGAGATACAGGTTGTAGGCAACCAAAATGTAGTTGTAGATGAAAAGGAGGACCTTGAGGTAGAAGTAATAGAGGAGTGCAGCAAAGATATGACACAGGAAATGTCAGAACGTTCTGAAGAAGAAATTGTTGAAGAATCACCTGCAGAGTATTTGGAGGACACAACAGGGCTTATTGAGTCTGTTGTCACAGTAGAAGATGACTTTATTAAGGTGGTACAAACCGCAACAGAGGAGGGTGAAACTGTGACTCACAATGTCCGCTTTGCAGCATCTGAACCTCCTGAAACAGAAGAAAGGAATatgacagaagaagaggaggaagatgaagaggaggaagaagtaaTAGAAGAAGAATCTCAAGAAGGACCCAGGGAAGGGTCACCTTGTATGCCCGCTTCTCCAGAGAAAGAAACAGAATACAAGACAGAGACACAGGATGATTACAAAGATGAAACAACCATAGATGATTCAGTGTTGGATACAGACAGCATCTGGGTGGACACACAAG ATGACGACAGAAGCCTTATGACTGAAGCAATAGAACCCATTCCAAAGGAGGAGAAGATAGAGCAAGAAATACAGAAGATTCCTGTCGAAAGACACAGGAaagacaagccctttaagagtGGCAGAGGTCGTATTTCTACCCCTGAAAGAAAAATAACTAAAAGAGAGCCTAGTGCAACCTCCAGAGATGAAGTGAGAAGGAAAAAAG CAGTTCTTAAGAAAGCAGAAATGGGTAAAAAATCAGAGGCCCAACCCCACTCTCCCTCCAGGAAAGTAATTTTAAAACCTGCGGTCAAGCAGTCTAGACCGGCCCATCAGGCCTGCGTGAGGAGGAAGCCGGCAG GGGGTGATTCCCAACAAACTCCTAGTGCTCAACGACAATCGAGAGACAGAATTACT GATGGAGTATCCAAAAGCCCAGAGAAACGTTCCTCTCTGCCCAGACCTTCCTCAATCCACCCAACTAGGAAAATCATCCCTATAGATAAGGAGGAGAATTCTTTGTCTACCAGCACATCCTCTGTGAGACGCACTACAA GATCTGAGCCAATTTGGAGTCGAACAGGAAAGAGTGGGACATCTACTCCTACCACACCTGGATCTACAGCTATTACCCCAGGAACACCACCAAGCTATGCTTCTCGAACTCCTGGTACTCCAGGCACACCAAGTTATTCACGTACACCCCGCACTCCAGGAACTCCAAGATCCGCCATGTATGTAGCCTCAGAGAAGAAAGTTGCCATTCTACGAACGCCTCCTAAGTCTCCTGCCACCCTAAAACAGTTGCGACTTATGAATCAACCTCTGCCTGACCTGAAGAATGTAAGGTCCAAGATTGGATCTACAGACAACATTAAGTATCAACCTAAAGGCGGACAG GTTAAAATATTAAATGAGAAGATTGATTATAGTGATGTTCAGTCTCGTTGTGGTTCCAAGGATAACATCAGTCATAATGCTGGGGGAGGTCAA ATCCAGATTGTTAGCAAGAAGATCGACCTTAGTCATGTGACATCAAAATGTGGATCCCTGAAGAACATTCGCCATCGGCCAG GTGGTGGGCATATTAAGATTGAGAGTGTTAAACTGGATTTCAAGGAAAAAGCCCATGCAAAAGTTGGCTCCCTAGACAATGCTCACCATATTCCTGGCGGTGGAAACATTAAG ATAGACAGCCAGAAGTTGAATTTCCGAGAGCAAGCTAAGGCCCGTGTTGACCATGGAGCTGAAATAATCACCCAGTCTCCTGGTCGTTCTAGCCTTGCCTCTCCACGGCGTCTCAGCAACGTGTCTTCTTCTGGAAGCATCAACCTGCTAGAATCCCCACAGCTTGCAACCCTAGCAGAAGACGTCACTGCGGCTCTGGCCAAACAGGGCTTATGA
- the MAP2 gene encoding microtubule-associated protein 2 isoform X7 encodes MTDNRQDEPKSSHWAPGQLSEASPLPHTTDIKEQGGAGEGMVHSSNGIPFRDTEGRAYGDRAHPESHPTSKENGINGEMPSGDSETAEEVSARIVQVVTADAVAVLRGEQEKEVQHKGPPGELPLAVEDTTNLPPSPPPSPASEQMGTVEEASKTGAQGHLDSLPYSVEAVDTVEDIPGTKAKTEEKAKQDVMESHEKGDEKLPSALQMSSSDVMFTAPHVYSFSVEPCTPTSPEAEHDFDRAESKDNLSTDHPTNENENIFSGFSSSQPEISVQHSPLLDKETVKDELCSHVPLPVTEASKPDVADTTKGEADTFGITSVQKHEDISSSVSSCEKWIEERDDSHSKSDTLGQLDIPTKQEEIAASKSDDNAQQLKDIANKESSIEVISSSQDELISSRATGHLEMHDAEKTDVSLVSSTVLESHKENVLPEVPTDSKSQDDHRIKLEEDKSGMSTYFETSTLKEETLESNLQKSSDYYELTDIKEPPYEACSIPHIAKGDDDEEEEEEEEDLAPMPEEKNSSSAQNVGYSSLTSTKLQSTIASGDRLFTIDPNIYSDKSEFLSKNKDDLTLSRSLGLGGRSAIEQRSMSINLPMSCLDSIALGFTYARAHDLSPLATDILSNTSGSLDEGDECDLPATTPSLEKAPSFPEEQEQEEEGEETVKDTGKERFELEPLCESQYPAKEYYKNGTIMAPDLPEMLDLTGPRSRLDSDSAESDAARRKSATSEIIIDESNVSQPESITEGGNLLVKTDSQQEELGYCVFNKYTVPMPSPVQDSENVSGGMTSLYESLGVDPSIMEVKLAAAEKFGKERLEGTSDMGWESESDKKVCESKLDTLVEKGEEHIDLKENQVTTEQKTQSDSIEAASEKRKDSLSEKLGEKDNEQEVTEDKLSVNVSKEESTTKLSEIDTCSVTVSDVSEMEQTKLSTEETFSHQQVTESTKAETEMQKEPQQENLTKAQETKESDSKEADEMVSQVKDISKISDIDLKEKGAKPDLVHQEAVDKEESYESSGEPEQTPDSSQEAPKDVSTTHVKKPESEEIDMNIANEPTETIVTSTQEIEEKETKEVTEEDQVIKSQEEPTAEIVIAKDEMEQEIQVVGNQNVVVDEKEDLEVEVIEECSKDMTQEMSERSEEEIVEESPAEYLEDTTGLIESVVTVEDDFIKVVQTATEEGETVTHNVRFAASEPPETEERNMTEEEEEDEEEEEVIEEESQEGPREGSPCMPASPEKETEYKTETQDDYKDETTIDDSVLDTDSIWVDTQDDDRSLMTEAIEPIPKEEKIEQEIQKIPVERHRKDKPFKSGRGRISTPERKITKREPSATSRDEVRRKKAVLKKAEMGKKSEAQPHSPSRKVILKPAVKQSRPAHQACVRRKPAGGDSQQTPSAQRQSRDRITDGVSKSPEKRSSLPRPSSIHPTRKIIPIDKEENSLSTSTSSVRRTTRSEPIWSRTGKSGTSTPTTPGSTAITPGTPPSYASRTPGTPGTPSYSRTPRTPGTPRSAMYVASEKKVAILRTPPKSPATLKQLRLMNQPLPDLKNVRSKIGSTDNIKYQPKGGQVKILNEKIDYSDVQSRCGSKDNISHNAGGGQIQIVSKKIDLSHVTSKCGSLKNIRHRPGGGHIKIESVKLDFKEKAHAKVGSLDNAHHIPGGGNIKIDSQKLNFREQAKARVDHGAEIITQSPGRSSLASPRRLSNVSSSGSINLLESPQLATLAEDVTAALAKQGL; translated from the exons CTGTAGAAGATACAACCAATctccctccatctcctcctccttcaccaGCTTCCGAACAAATGggaacagtggaagaag CCTCGAAGACGGGGGCACAAGGACATCTGGATTCTCTACCTTACTCCGTGGAAGCTGTAGACACTGTTGAAGATATTCCAGGAACAAAAGCTAAGACTGAGGAGAAAGCAAAGCAAGATGTCATGGAAAGTCATGAGAAGGGAGATGAGAAATTACCATCAGCACTACAAATGTCTAGTAGTGATGTCATGTTCACAGCTCCACATGTTTATTCATTTTCTGTAGAGCCTTGCACTCCAACATCTCCTGAAGCTGAACATGACTTTGACAGGGCTGAAAGCAAAGACAACCTATCAACAGACCACCCAACCAATGAGAATGAAAATATCTTCTCTGGTTTTTCTTCAAGTCAGCCTGAAATCTCTGTGCAACATTCCCCCTTATTGGACAAAGAGACTGTGAAAGATGAACTTTGCTCACATGTTCCATTGCCTGTTACAGAAGCAAGTAAGCCAGATGTTGCAGACACCACCAAAGGGGAGGCAGATACCTTTGGCATTACAAGTGTTCAAAAACACGAGGACATCTCAAGTTCAGTGtcatcctgtgaaaaatggattgagGAGAGGGATGACAGTCATTCCAAGTCAGATACACTGGGTCAGTTAGACATCCCAACAAAACAAGAAGAGATTGCTGCCAGCaagtctgatgataatgcacagCAACTGAAAGACATTGCAAATAAAGAATCCAGTATAGAAGTTATAAGCAGTAGTCAAGATGAGTTGATAAGTTCAAGAGCTACAGGTCACCTTGAGATGCATGACGCTGAGAAAACGGATGTGTCTCTGGTGAGTAGTACTGTCCTTGAATCCCATAAAGAGAATGTTTTACCAGAGGTTCCGACTGACAGCAAATCTCAAGACGATCACAGAATTAAATTGGAGGAAGATAAATCTGGAATGTCCACATATTTTGAAACATCAACATTGAAAGAGGAAACTTTAGAGAGTAATCTGCAGAAGAGCAGTGACTACTATGAGCTAACCGACATCAAAGAACCTCCATATGAAGCCTGTTCAATACCACATATAGCCAaaggagatgatgatgaagaagaagaagaggaggaggaagatttGGCTCCAATGCCTGAAGAAAAAAACAGTTCCTCTGCTCAAAATGTTGGTTACAGCTCACTTACATCTACAAAACTTCAATCAACTATAGCATCAGGAGATCGCCTGTTTACTATAGATCCAAATATCTATTCAGACAAATCAGAATTTCTTAGCAAAAATAAAGATGATCTCACACTAAGCCGCAGTCTAGGACTTGGTGGTAGATCTGCCATTGAACAGAGAAGCATGTCGATAAATCTCCCTATGTCTTGCCTTGACTCCATAGCACTAGGTTTCACTTATGCCCGTGCCCATGATCTCTCCCCATTAGCCACTGATATTCTGTCTAACACTAGTGGAAGTTTGGATGAAGGCGATGAATGTGATTTACCAGCAACCACCCCTTCATTAGAAAAAGCCCCTTCTTTTCCAGAAGAACAAGAACAGGAGGAAGAGGGGGAAGAAACAGTGAAAGACACAGGGAAAGAACGATTTGAGCTAGAACCATTATGTGAATCGCAGTACCCAGCAAAAGAGTACTACAAAAATGGTACAATTATGGCACCTGACTTGCCAGAAATGTTAGATTTAACAGGTCCAAGGTCCAGGTTAGATTCAGATAGTGCAGAATCAGATGCTGCTAGAAGGAAATCTGCAACTTCTGAAATCATTATAGATGAAAGTAACGTAAGCCAGCCAGAATCTATAACAGAAGGGGGCAACCTTCTTGTAAAGACAGATAGCCAACAAGAAGAATTAGGCTACTGTGTTTTTAATAAGTACACTGTTCCTATGCCATCTCCTGTACAAGACAGTGAAAATGTAAGCGGTGGTATGACTAGTCTTTACGAAAGTCTTGGTGTAGATCCATCTATTATGGAGGTAAAACTGGCTGCTGCAGAAAAGTTTGGTAAAGAAAGACTAGAAGGAACTAGTGACATGGGTTGGGAGTCAGAGTCTGACAAAAAGGTTTGTGAAAGTAAACTTGACACCTTGGTAGAAAagggtgaagaacacattgattTGAAAGAAAATCAGGTTACCACTGAGCAAAAAACACAATCGGACAGTATTGAAGCTGCTTCAGAAAAAAGGAAAGATTCATTATCAGAAAAGTTAGGTGAAAAAGATAATGAACAAGAAGTTACTGAAGATAAATTATCTGTAAATGTCTCAAAGGAGGAATCCACAACTAAACTTTCTGAAATTGACACATGCTCTGTAACTGTGTCAGATGTATCAGAAATGGAACAAACAAAGTTGTCTACTGAGGAAACCTTTAGCCACCAGCAGGTGACTGAATCAACAAAAGCTGAAACAGAGATGCAAAAGGAGCCACAGCAAGAAAATCTTACTAAAGCTCAAGAAACTAAGGAATCAGATTCTAAGGAAGCTGACGAAATGGTTTCCCAAGTTAAAGACATCTCCAAGATTTCTGACATAGACTTGAAGGAGAAAGGTGCAAAACCTGACTTAGTTCATCAAGAAGCAGTTGATAAAGAAGAATCTTATGAATCTAGTGGAGAGCCAGAGCAAACTCCAGATTCATCACAAGAAGCCCCCAAAGATGTATCCACCACCCATGTAAAGAAACCAGAAAGTGAAGAAATCGATATGAACATCGCAAATGAGCCAACAGAAACTATTGTCACTTCAACACAAGAGATCGAGGAAAAGGAAACAAAGGAAGTAACGGAGGAAGACCAAGTGATTAAATCTCAAGAAGAACCAACAGCTGAGATAGTTATTGCAAAGGATGAAATGGAACAAGAGATACAGGTTGTAGGCAACCAAAATGTAGTTGTAGATGAAAAGGAGGACCTTGAGGTAGAAGTAATAGAGGAGTGCAGCAAAGATATGACACAGGAAATGTCAGAACGTTCTGAAGAAGAAATTGTTGAAGAATCACCTGCAGAGTATTTGGAGGACACAACAGGGCTTATTGAGTCTGTTGTCACAGTAGAAGATGACTTTATTAAGGTGGTACAAACCGCAACAGAGGAGGGTGAAACTGTGACTCACAATGTCCGCTTTGCAGCATCTGAACCTCCTGAAACAGAAGAAAGGAATatgacagaagaagaggaggaagatgaagaggaggaagaagtaaTAGAAGAAGAATCTCAAGAAGGACCCAGGGAAGGGTCACCTTGTATGCCCGCTTCTCCAGAGAAAGAAACAGAATACAAGACAGAGACACAGGATGATTACAAAGATGAAACAACCATAGATGATTCAGTGTTGGATACAGACAGCATCTGGGTGGACACACAAG ATGACGACAGAAGCCTTATGACTGAAGCAATAGAACCCATTCCAAAGGAGGAGAAGATAGAGCAAGAAATACAGAAGATTCCTGTCGAAAGACACAGGAaagacaagccctttaagagtGGCAGAGGTCGTATTTCTACCCCTGAAAGAAAAATAACTAAAAGAGAGCCTAGTGCAACCTCCAGAGATGAAGTGAGAAGGAAAAAAG CAGTTCTTAAGAAAGCAGAAATGGGTAAAAAATCAGAGGCCCAACCCCACTCTCCCTCCAGGAAAGTAATTTTAAAACCTGCGGTCAAGCAGTCTAGACCGGCCCATCAGGCCTGCGTGAGGAGGAAGCCGGCAG GGGGTGATTCCCAACAAACTCCTAGTGCTCAACGACAATCGAGAGACAGAATTACT GATGGAGTATCCAAAAGCCCAGAGAAACGTTCCTCTCTGCCCAGACCTTCCTCAATCCACCCAACTAGGAAAATCATCCCTATAGATAAGGAGGAGAATTCTTTGTCTACCAGCACATCCTCTGTGAGACGCACTACAA GATCTGAGCCAATTTGGAGTCGAACAGGAAAGAGTGGGACATCTACTCCTACCACACCTGGATCTACAGCTATTACCCCAGGAACACCACCAAGCTATGCTTCTCGAACTCCTGGTACTCCAGGCACACCAAGTTATTCACGTACACCCCGCACTCCAGGAACTCCAAGATCCGCCATGTATGTAGCCTCAGAGAAGAAAGTTGCCATTCTACGAACGCCTCCTAAGTCTCCTGCCACCCTAAAACAGTTGCGACTTATGAATCAACCTCTGCCTGACCTGAAGAATGTAAGGTCCAAGATTGGATCTACAGACAACATTAAGTATCAACCTAAAGGCGGACAG GTTAAAATATTAAATGAGAAGATTGATTATAGTGATGTTCAGTCTCGTTGTGGTTCCAAGGATAACATCAGTCATAATGCTGGGGGAGGTCAA ATCCAGATTGTTAGCAAGAAGATCGACCTTAGTCATGTGACATCAAAATGTGGATCCCTGAAGAACATTCGCCATCGGCCAG GTGGTGGGCATATTAAGATTGAGAGTGTTAAACTGGATTTCAAGGAAAAAGCCCATGCAAAAGTTGGCTCCCTAGACAATGCTCACCATATTCCTGGCGGTGGAAACATTAAG ATAGACAGCCAGAAGTTGAATTTCCGAGAGCAAGCTAAGGCCCGTGTTGACCATGGAGCTGAAATAATCACCCAGTCTCCTGGTCGTTCTAGCCTTGCCTCTCCACGGCGTCTCAGCAACGTGTCTTCTTCTGGAAGCATCAACCTGCTAGAATCCCCACAGCTTGCAACCCTAGCAGAAGACGTCACTGCGGCTCTGGCCAAACAGGGCTTATGA